Proteins from a single region of Numenius arquata chromosome Z, bNumArq3.hap1.1, whole genome shotgun sequence:
- the MTX3 gene encoding metaxin-3 isoform X1, with product MAAPMELSCWGGDWGLPSLHPESLTVMAYAKFSGAPLTVNTISNSWRAPKGDVPVLISEDIVISQPAKILNFLRKQKYNADYELSAKQGADTLAYIALLEEKLLPALLHTFWVEAENYCSVTKPWFASRIAFPLRFYLPGKMSREALNRILLTRGGPPLYSLTEVEAQIYRDAKECLNLLSKRLGTSQFFFGHTPTTLDAFVFGFLAPIYKVCFPRVQLQEHLKQLPNLCRFCDDILTCYFRLTVSGHSPAGQDTADANLQKLTQLVNKESNLIEKMDDNLRKSPQHPPRKLTTLKLAAGGEESSPLNRLSP from the exons ATGGCGGCTCCCatggagctgagctgctggggaGGCGATTGGGGGCTGCCCTCCCTGCACCCGGAGTCTCTAACCGTCATG GCTTATGCCAAATTTTCTGGTGCTCCCCTGACAGTGAATACTATAAGTAATTCTTGGAGAGCTCCGAAAG GAGATGTGCCGGTCCTGATATCAGAAGACATTGTTATTTCTCAGCCagcaaaaatattaaacttcTTAAGAAAGCAG aaATATAATGCTGATTATGAATTGTCTGCAAAACAAGGAGCTGATACACTGGCATATATTGCACTGCTTGAAGAGAAGCTGCTTCCTGCTCTG CTGCATACTTTCTGGGTTGAGGCTGAAAATTACTGCAGTGTGACAAAGCCATGGTTTGCCTCAAGGATTGCCTTCCCACTGAGGTTTTATCTGCCTGGAAAGATGTCCAGGGAAGCGCTGAACAGGATCTTGCTGACCAGGGGAGGGCCTCCACTCTACAGTCTGACTGAAGTGGAAGCACAG ATATACAGGGATGCCAAGGAGTGCCTAAATCTCCTGTCGAAGAGATTGGGGACTTCCCAGTTTTTCTTTGGACATAC GCCTACCACCTTGGATGCCTTTGTGTTTGGTTTCCTTGCACCGATTTATAAAGTGTGCTTCCCCAGAGTACAATTACAAGAGCATTTGAAACAGCTTCCCAATCTGTGTAGATTCTGTGATGATATTTTAACTTGCTACTTCAGGTTAACTGTCTCAG GCCATTCTCCAGCTGGACAGGATACAGCAGATGCTAATCTGCAGAAACTCACACAGCTTGTAAATAAGGAATCCAACTTGATTGAAAAG ATGGACGACAACCTTCGTAAGAGTCCTCAGCATCCCCCTCGAAAGCTAACAACCCTCAAGTTGGCTGCAGGTGGAGAAGAAAGCAGTCCATTGAATCGTTTGTCACCTTGA
- the MTX3 gene encoding metaxin-3 isoform X3: MAAPMELSCWGGDWGLPSLHPESLTVMAYAKFSGAPLTVNTISNSWRAPKGDVPVLISEDIVISQPAKILNFLRKQKYNADYELSAKQGADTLAYIALLEEKLLPALLHTFWVEAENYCSVTKPWFASRIAFPLRFYLPGKMSREALNRILLTRGGPPLYSLTEVEAQIYRDAKECLNLLSKRLGTSQFFFGHTPTTLDAFVFGFLAPIYKVCFPRVQLQEHLKQLPNLCRFCDDILTCYFRLTVSDPALIISLQMDDNLRKSPQHPPRKLTTLKLAAGGEESSPLNRLSP, translated from the exons ATGGCGGCTCCCatggagctgagctgctggggaGGCGATTGGGGGCTGCCCTCCCTGCACCCGGAGTCTCTAACCGTCATG GCTTATGCCAAATTTTCTGGTGCTCCCCTGACAGTGAATACTATAAGTAATTCTTGGAGAGCTCCGAAAG GAGATGTGCCGGTCCTGATATCAGAAGACATTGTTATTTCTCAGCCagcaaaaatattaaacttcTTAAGAAAGCAG aaATATAATGCTGATTATGAATTGTCTGCAAAACAAGGAGCTGATACACTGGCATATATTGCACTGCTTGAAGAGAAGCTGCTTCCTGCTCTG CTGCATACTTTCTGGGTTGAGGCTGAAAATTACTGCAGTGTGACAAAGCCATGGTTTGCCTCAAGGATTGCCTTCCCACTGAGGTTTTATCTGCCTGGAAAGATGTCCAGGGAAGCGCTGAACAGGATCTTGCTGACCAGGGGAGGGCCTCCACTCTACAGTCTGACTGAAGTGGAAGCACAG ATATACAGGGATGCCAAGGAGTGCCTAAATCTCCTGTCGAAGAGATTGGGGACTTCCCAGTTTTTCTTTGGACATAC GCCTACCACCTTGGATGCCTTTGTGTTTGGTTTCCTTGCACCGATTTATAAAGTGTGCTTCCCCAGAGTACAATTACAAGAGCATTTGAAACAGCTTCCCAATCTGTGTAGATTCTGTGATGATATTTTAACTTGCTACTTCAGGTTAACTGTCTCAG ATCCGGCTCTCATTATTTCTCTGCAGATGGACGACAACCTTCGTAAGAGTCCTCAGCATCCCCCTCGAAAGCTAACAACCCTCAAGTTGGCTGCAGGTGGAGAAGAAAGCAGTCCATTGAATCGTTTGTCACCTTGA
- the MTX3 gene encoding metaxin-3 isoform X4: MAAPMELSCWGGDWGLPSLHPESLTVMAYAKFSGAPLTVNTISNSWRAPKGDVPVLISEDIVISQPAKILNFLRKQKYNADYELSAKQGADTLAYIALLEEKLLPALLHTFWVEAENYCSVTKPWFASRIAFPLRFYLPGKMSREALNRILLTRGGPPLYSLTEVEAQIYRDAKECLNLLSKRLGTSQFFFGHTPTTLDAFVFGFLAPIYKVCFPRVQLQEHLKQLPNLCRFCDDILTCYFRLTVSDGRQPS, encoded by the exons ATGGCGGCTCCCatggagctgagctgctggggaGGCGATTGGGGGCTGCCCTCCCTGCACCCGGAGTCTCTAACCGTCATG GCTTATGCCAAATTTTCTGGTGCTCCCCTGACAGTGAATACTATAAGTAATTCTTGGAGAGCTCCGAAAG GAGATGTGCCGGTCCTGATATCAGAAGACATTGTTATTTCTCAGCCagcaaaaatattaaacttcTTAAGAAAGCAG aaATATAATGCTGATTATGAATTGTCTGCAAAACAAGGAGCTGATACACTGGCATATATTGCACTGCTTGAAGAGAAGCTGCTTCCTGCTCTG CTGCATACTTTCTGGGTTGAGGCTGAAAATTACTGCAGTGTGACAAAGCCATGGTTTGCCTCAAGGATTGCCTTCCCACTGAGGTTTTATCTGCCTGGAAAGATGTCCAGGGAAGCGCTGAACAGGATCTTGCTGACCAGGGGAGGGCCTCCACTCTACAGTCTGACTGAAGTGGAAGCACAG ATATACAGGGATGCCAAGGAGTGCCTAAATCTCCTGTCGAAGAGATTGGGGACTTCCCAGTTTTTCTTTGGACATAC GCCTACCACCTTGGATGCCTTTGTGTTTGGTTTCCTTGCACCGATTTATAAAGTGTGCTTCCCCAGAGTACAATTACAAGAGCATTTGAAACAGCTTCCCAATCTGTGTAGATTCTGTGATGATATTTTAACTTGCTACTTCAGGTTAACTGTCTCAG ATGGACGACAACCTTCGTAA
- the MTX3 gene encoding metaxin-3 isoform X2, with amino-acid sequence MAAPMELSCWGGDWGLPSLHPESLTVMAYAKFSGAPLTVNTISNSWRAPKGDVPVLISEDIVISQPAKILNFLRKQKYNADYELSAKQGADTLAYIALLEEKLLPALLHTFWVEAENYCSVTKPWFASRIAFPLRFYLPGKMSREALNRILLTRGGPPLYSLTEVEAQIYRDAKECLNLLSKRLGTSQFFFGHTPTTLDAFVFGFLAPIYKVCFPRVQLQEHLKQLPNLCRFCDDILTCYFRLTVSGHSPAGQDTADANLQKLTQLVNKESNLIEKIRLSLFLCRWTTTFVRVLSIPLES; translated from the exons ATGGCGGCTCCCatggagctgagctgctggggaGGCGATTGGGGGCTGCCCTCCCTGCACCCGGAGTCTCTAACCGTCATG GCTTATGCCAAATTTTCTGGTGCTCCCCTGACAGTGAATACTATAAGTAATTCTTGGAGAGCTCCGAAAG GAGATGTGCCGGTCCTGATATCAGAAGACATTGTTATTTCTCAGCCagcaaaaatattaaacttcTTAAGAAAGCAG aaATATAATGCTGATTATGAATTGTCTGCAAAACAAGGAGCTGATACACTGGCATATATTGCACTGCTTGAAGAGAAGCTGCTTCCTGCTCTG CTGCATACTTTCTGGGTTGAGGCTGAAAATTACTGCAGTGTGACAAAGCCATGGTTTGCCTCAAGGATTGCCTTCCCACTGAGGTTTTATCTGCCTGGAAAGATGTCCAGGGAAGCGCTGAACAGGATCTTGCTGACCAGGGGAGGGCCTCCACTCTACAGTCTGACTGAAGTGGAAGCACAG ATATACAGGGATGCCAAGGAGTGCCTAAATCTCCTGTCGAAGAGATTGGGGACTTCCCAGTTTTTCTTTGGACATAC GCCTACCACCTTGGATGCCTTTGTGTTTGGTTTCCTTGCACCGATTTATAAAGTGTGCTTCCCCAGAGTACAATTACAAGAGCATTTGAAACAGCTTCCCAATCTGTGTAGATTCTGTGATGATATTTTAACTTGCTACTTCAGGTTAACTGTCTCAG GCCATTCTCCAGCTGGACAGGATACAGCAGATGCTAATCTGCAGAAACTCACACAGCTTGTAAATAAGGAATCCAACTTGATTGAAAAG ATCCGGCTCTCATTATTTCTCTGCAGATGGACGACAACCTTCGTAAGAGTCCTCAGCATCCCCCTCGAAAGCTAA